A portion of the Sus scrofa isolate TJ Tabasco breed Duroc chromosome 5, Sscrofa11.1, whole genome shotgun sequence genome contains these proteins:
- the EID3 gene encoding EP300-interacting inhibitor of differentiation 3, with protein sequence MSDERDSLRWGDREKGEEPVVTVTRSAYSGRQAQEEEGEAGADAFSDDLSLGEADIDPSLLELVDEEKCRSIRKQYRQLIYNVQQNRDDIVNTASDSLTEALEEANVLFDAVSRTREAALDAQFLVLASDLGKEKAKQLNSDMSFFNQVAFCDFLFIFVGLNWMEDDGRDVLNDCDDNIAFSFWETVQKEATSWILQAETFHFIFGSFKSEPSSRKPRLENRKKVHKMEENGDMPTKLRKLDLSSNQEATEKEVERILGLLQTYFRKYPDTPVSYFEFVIDPNSFSRTVENIFYVSFIIRDGFARIRLDQDRLPILEPINMNQVGEGNDPSSHGRKQGVISLSLQDWKNIVATFEISEAMITNSY encoded by the coding sequence ATGTCTGATGAAAGAGATTCCCTGAGGTGgggggacagagagaaaggagaggagccGGTTGTGACCGTCACCCGCAGTGCGTACTCTGGCAGGCAGgcgcaggaggaggagggggaggcaggggctgaTGCCTTCTCTGACGACCTCAGCCTTGGGGAGGCCGACATTGACCCAAGCCTCCTGGAGCTTGTGGACGAGGAGAAATGCCGGAGTATCCGCAAGCAGTACCGGCAGCTCATCTATAACGTCCAGCAGAACCGTGATGACATAGTGAACACGGCGAGCGACTCCTTAACCGAGGCTCTCGAGGAAGCCAATGTCCTGTTTGATGCAGTGAGTCGAACAAGAGAAGCCGCGCTTGATGCGCAGTTTCTTGTTTTGGCTTCTGATTTGggtaaagaaaaagcaaagcagcTAAACTCTGATATGAGCTTTTTTAATCAAGTAGCATTTTGTGACTTTCTGTTTATATTTGTGGGTCTAAACTGGATGGAAGATGATGGACGTGATGTATTGAATGACTGTGATGATAATATAGCTTTTTCCTTCTGGGAGACAGTGCAAAAGGAAGCAACATCGTGGATATTGCAAGCTGAAACATTCCACTTTATTTTTGGTTCATTCAAATCAGAGCCTTCTTCTCGAAAGCCCCGACTTGAAAACCGGAAAAAAGTTCACAAGATGGAAGAAAATGGGGACATGCCTACAAAGCTGAGGAAGCTGGACCTGAGTAGTAATCAAGAAGCGacagaaaaagaagtagaaagaatCTTGGGATTGTTGCAAACATACTTTAGAAAGTATCCTGATACTCCCGTGTCCTATTTTGAGTTTGTGATTGATCCAAATTCTTTTTCTCGTACTGTggagaatatattttatgtttctttcattATAAGGGATGGTTTTGCAAGAATAAGGCTTGACCAAGACAGGCTGCCAATATTAGAGCCAATTAATATGAACCAAGTGGGTGAGGGAAATGATCCCAGTTCCCATGGCAGGAAACAAGGGGTTATATCTTTGAGTTTACAGGACTGGAAAAATATTGTGGCAACTTTTGAAATTTCAGAGGCTATGATCACAAACTCATACTGA